In Granulicatella elegans, one genomic interval encodes:
- a CDS encoding V-type ATP synthase subunit D, which translates to MVRLNVKPTRMELSKLKQRLTVSVRGHKLLKDKQDELMRQFIELIRKNNELRDQVEKRLTAGMKSFVLAKATLEEAFIEELVAIPPQSVTLNLQEKNIMSVSVPEMNFTVVEQNQESDFKYGYLNSNSEIDHSIEEISAVLPDLLSLTEIEKTCQLLADEIEKTRRRVNALEYRMIPQLEETIYYIEMKLEEQERASITRIMKVKDMGQKS; encoded by the coding sequence ATGGTGAGATTAAATGTAAAACCAACAAGAATGGAATTGTCTAAATTAAAACAGCGATTAACCGTTTCTGTTCGTGGTCATAAATTATTAAAAGATAAACAAGATGAATTAATGAGACAATTCATTGAGTTGATTCGTAAAAATAATGAATTACGTGATCAAGTTGAAAAACGATTAACAGCAGGAATGAAAAGTTTTGTTTTAGCAAAAGCAACGTTAGAAGAAGCTTTTATTGAAGAACTAGTGGCAATTCCACCACAAAGTGTCACATTGAATTTACAAGAAAAGAATATTATGAGTGTTTCTGTTCCGGAAATGAATTTTACAGTAGTAGAACAAAATCAAGAGAGTGATTTTAAATATGGCTATTTAAACTCAAATAGTGAGATTGATCATTCAATTGAAGAAATTTCTGCAGTGTTACCCGATTTATTATCATTAACAGAAATTGAAAAAACTTGTCAGTTATTAGCTGATGAGATTGAAAAAACACGTCGAAGAGTAAATGCTTTAGAATATCGTATGATTCCTCAATTAGAAGAGACGATTTACTACATTGAAATGAAGTTAGAAGAACAAGAACGTGCAAGTATCACTCGTATTATGAAAGTAAAAGATATGGGTCAAAAATCATAA
- the gmk gene encoding guanylate kinase, which translates to MTKRGLLIVLSGPSGVGKGTVRAAIFSKGEQKFVYSISATTRLPRTGETDGVDYFFKTREEFEQMIQNKQLLEYAEYVGNYYGTPLEYVENTLAQGKDVFLEIDVQGAIQVRELMPDGVFIFLTPPDLNELESRIVNRGTDSDEVIAKRMKTAREELELMKYYDYSVVNDTVNNAVQKIEAIIQTEHLRIVRNLDTIEELEEILDEE; encoded by the coding sequence ATGACAAAAAGAGGATTGTTAATCGTTTTATCTGGCCCATCAGGCGTAGGGAAAGGAACAGTTAGGGCTGCAATTTTTTCAAAAGGGGAACAAAAATTTGTTTACTCAATTTCAGCTACAACTCGCCTACCACGTACAGGTGAAACAGATGGAGTCGATTATTTCTTCAAGACAAGAGAAGAATTTGAACAAATGATTCAAAATAAACAATTATTGGAATATGCTGAATATGTTGGGAATTATTATGGCACTCCACTAGAATATGTAGAAAATACATTAGCGCAAGGAAAAGATGTATTTTTAGAAATTGATGTACAAGGCGCGATTCAAGTTCGTGAATTAATGCCAGATGGAGTATTTATTTTCTTAACACCGCCTGATTTAAATGAATTAGAATCTCGTATTGTTAATAGAGGAACAGATTCTGATGAAGTAATTGCGAAACGTATGAAAACAGCTCGTGAAGAATTAGAGTTGATGAAGTACTATGATTACTCTGTTGTGAACGATACAGTGAACAATGCTGTTCAAAAAATCGAAGCAATTATTCAAACAGAGCACTTGCGAATCGTTAGAAATTTAGATACTATAGAAGAGTTAGAAGAAATATTGGATGAAGAGTAG
- the rpoZ gene encoding DNA-directed RNA polymerase subunit omega, translating into MMLYPSIDKLLNKIDSKYSLVILSSKRAHELHHHEPQKLEDYQSDKNVGRALEEVIAGELGIREDSIPEEV; encoded by the coding sequence ATGATGTTATATCCTTCAATTGATAAATTATTAAATAAAATTGATTCAAAATATTCTTTAGTAATTTTATCAAGTAAAAGAGCTCATGAATTACACCATCATGAACCACAAAAATTAGAAGACTATCAATCAGATAAAAATGTTGGCCGTGCGTTAGAAGAAGTTATCGCAGGTGAATTAGGAATTCGCGAAGATAGTATTCCTGAAGAAGTTTAA
- the priA gene encoding primosomal protein N' has translation MFAQVIVDVPVNQVNHTFDYIIPEIFDGEIEVGMRVVVPFGSRNVQGFVVSISPTTEFEGEFKEIERLMDLEPVLSKEMIELGAYMSNHLFAFLIHCYQTMLPAMLKTTTRKFFILENPQEHEEIYQEIFKGQTEIEVTDEMPKEILAKLLRLKLKGIIQAKTLVEDRKQIKTEDWIVLSYLPEEYLEMMKQVPKNATKQIRFLEGLSSLENTEISKAEFMTRFNVISPDVKTALDKGWIMLEKRVVDRDPYAGRTIVHSKPFELNDEQKQVFEQVLEEKDDTSHVYLLQGVTGSGKTEVYLQWIGEAIQKGKSAMMLVPEISLTPQMVQRFKERFGNRVAVLHSGLNPGEKHDEWQKIKEGRADIVVGARSSVFAPLENIGIIVLDEEHESTYKQDDTPRYHARDIAIWRGKYHGCPVVLGSATPSLESRARAEKGVYRLLRLTKRAKHQPLPQVHVLDMKQEFLAQKGSFSKRLLQVLEDRLEKGEQSVLLLNRRGYSSFIMCRDCGYVLECPNCDISLTLHMDTKVMKCHYCGHEEGIPNHCPKCHSRQIRYFGTGTQKLQEELEQLLPTARVIRMDVDTTRKKGQHEALLKQFEEQKADILIGTQMIAKGLDFPNVTLVGVVNADTALNIPDFRAAEKTFQLLTQVAGRAGRGDKAGEVIIQTYNPDHYAIQLAQHHYYEAFFAQEMKMRHLAHYPPYYFTVMITVSSEQEYVAQKQAYDIKKVLEGKLSSQSVLLGPSAKSIARMNNRYYYQLIIKYKKDPVLDILLHEVLVNTQPTPLSKVAVSIDVEPQYFL, from the coding sequence ATGTTTGCACAAGTAATAGTAGATGTTCCAGTAAATCAAGTGAATCATACTTTTGATTATATCATTCCTGAAATTTTCGATGGAGAAATTGAAGTGGGAATGAGAGTAGTTGTTCCGTTTGGTTCAAGAAATGTGCAAGGCTTTGTTGTTTCCATTTCTCCTACAACAGAGTTTGAAGGTGAATTTAAAGAAATTGAACGATTGATGGATCTTGAACCTGTTCTCTCAAAAGAAATGATTGAATTAGGAGCATATATGTCCAATCATTTATTCGCATTTTTAATTCACTGTTATCAAACAATGTTGCCAGCGATGTTAAAAACAACAACGAGAAAATTTTTTATATTAGAAAATCCCCAAGAACACGAAGAGATTTATCAAGAAATTTTTAAGGGACAAACCGAAATAGAAGTAACTGATGAAATGCCAAAGGAAATACTAGCGAAGTTACTACGTTTAAAACTTAAAGGAATTATCCAAGCTAAAACATTAGTAGAAGATCGTAAACAAATTAAAACCGAAGATTGGATTGTGTTATCGTATTTACCCGAAGAATATTTGGAAATGATGAAACAAGTTCCAAAAAATGCGACAAAACAAATAAGATTTCTGGAAGGGTTATCTAGTTTAGAGAATACAGAAATTTCAAAAGCTGAATTTATGACTCGCTTTAATGTTATTTCACCAGATGTGAAAACAGCTCTTGATAAAGGGTGGATTATGCTTGAAAAAAGAGTAGTAGACAGAGATCCCTATGCGGGAAGAACAATTGTCCACTCGAAACCATTTGAACTAAATGACGAGCAAAAACAAGTCTTCGAACAAGTGTTAGAAGAAAAGGATGATACTTCTCATGTTTATTTATTGCAAGGTGTGACAGGATCAGGAAAAACGGAAGTATATCTTCAATGGATTGGAGAAGCTATTCAAAAAGGAAAAAGCGCTATGATGCTTGTTCCAGAAATTTCATTAACTCCTCAAATGGTTCAGCGATTCAAAGAACGATTTGGAAATCGAGTAGCTGTTTTACATAGTGGTTTGAATCCTGGAGAAAAACATGATGAATGGCAAAAAATAAAAGAAGGTCGTGCAGATATTGTTGTTGGAGCAAGATCTTCGGTATTTGCACCGTTAGAAAATATTGGCATTATTGTTTTAGATGAAGAACATGAGAGCACTTATAAGCAGGATGATACTCCACGTTATCATGCGAGAGATATTGCGATTTGGAGAGGAAAATATCATGGTTGTCCTGTCGTACTTGGAAGTGCAACTCCAAGTTTAGAATCGCGAGCAAGAGCGGAAAAAGGAGTTTATCGTTTATTACGCTTAACAAAGCGTGCTAAACATCAACCGTTGCCTCAAGTTCATGTACTAGATATGAAACAAGAATTTTTGGCACAAAAAGGAAGTTTCTCTAAACGTCTATTACAAGTTTTAGAAGACCGTTTAGAAAAAGGAGAGCAAAGTGTGTTGCTCTTAAATCGAAGAGGATATTCATCCTTTATTATGTGTCGAGATTGTGGTTATGTATTAGAATGTCCAAATTGTGATATTTCCTTGACGCTTCATATGGATACAAAAGTGATGAAATGCCATTACTGTGGTCATGAAGAAGGTATTCCAAATCATTGTCCGAAATGTCATAGCCGACAAATTCGTTATTTCGGAACGGGAACTCAAAAGCTTCAAGAAGAATTAGAGCAATTGTTGCCAACTGCAAGAGTTATTCGAATGGATGTCGATACAACTCGTAAAAAGGGACAACATGAAGCGTTGTTAAAACAATTTGAAGAACAAAAAGCGGATATTTTAATTGGAACACAAATGATTGCCAAAGGCTTAGATTTTCCAAATGTCACTTTAGTAGGAGTAGTTAATGCAGATACAGCTTTAAATATTCCCGATTTTAGAGCAGCAGAAAAAACTTTCCAATTATTAACGCAAGTAGCAGGAAGAGCTGGTAGAGGAGATAAGGCTGGAGAAGTAATTATTCAAACGTATAATCCAGATCATTATGCGATTCAATTAGCCCAACATCATTATTACGAGGCCTTCTTTGCTCAAGAGATGAAAATGAGACACCTGGCTCATTATCCGCCGTATTATTTTACAGTGATGATTACAGTTTCTAGTGAACAAGAATATGTTGCACAAAAACAGGCATATGACATTAAAAAGGTATTGGAAGGTAAACTATCTTCTCAATCTGTCTTATTAGGCCCAAGTGCGAAATCAATTGCTAGAATGAATAATCGTTATTATTATCAATTAATTATTAAATATAAAAAAGATCCAGTATTAGATATTTTATTACATGAGGTCTTAGTCAATACTCAACCAACTCCACTGTCAAAAGTAGCAGTATCTATTGATGTAGAACCTCAATATTTTTTATAA
- the fmt gene encoding methionyl-tRNA formyltransferase: MKKIIFMGTPEFSTKVLHALVNSEEYEVIAVVTQPDRPVGRKKVITPSPVKKYALEQNIAVYQPEKLTGSEELEQLMTLDADLIVTAAYGQFLPKKFLEFPKQGAVNVHASLLPKYRGGAPIHYAIMNGDSHTGVTIMRMVSKMDAGNILSQRSIPIEQEDDVASMFEKLSVVGAELLLDTLPQIFDGTITEIVQDEAFVTYSPNITREQEQIDWTKEARMVDCFIRGLRPWPTSFTILNGERVKIWQVKVVEQTTAEQPGTLFKENHQLYVACGNQTVLEIIELQPAGKAKMSSESFMNGFASVIEEKACFEGVNHG; encoded by the coding sequence TTGAAAAAAATTATTTTTATGGGGACACCCGAATTTTCAACAAAAGTATTACATGCTTTAGTCAATTCAGAAGAATATGAAGTGATTGCGGTTGTGACTCAACCGGATAGACCAGTTGGGCGTAAAAAAGTGATTACTCCATCACCCGTGAAAAAATATGCATTAGAGCAAAATATTGCTGTTTATCAACCAGAAAAATTAACAGGTTCAGAAGAATTAGAGCAATTAATGACATTAGATGCTGATTTAATTGTAACAGCTGCTTATGGTCAGTTTTTACCGAAGAAATTTTTAGAATTTCCAAAACAAGGTGCTGTCAATGTTCATGCATCCTTATTACCAAAATATCGCGGGGGTGCACCGATTCATTACGCGATTATGAATGGAGATTCTCATACAGGTGTAACTATTATGCGAATGGTTAGCAAAATGGACGCGGGAAATATTTTGTCACAACGTTCTATTCCAATTGAACAAGAAGATGATGTAGCTTCTATGTTTGAAAAATTAAGTGTGGTAGGTGCGGAATTATTATTAGACACATTGCCGCAAATTTTTGATGGGACAATTACAGAAATTGTACAAGATGAAGCGTTCGTAACGTATTCTCCGAATATTACACGAGAACAAGAACAAATCGATTGGACAAAAGAAGCGAGAATGGTGGATTGCTTTATCCGTGGCTTACGTCCTTGGCCAACTTCATTTACTATATTAAATGGAGAAAGAGTGAAAATCTGGCAAGTGAAAGTAGTAGAACAAACAACTGCTGAACAACCAGGAACTTTATTTAAAGAAAATCATCAATTGTATGTAGCGTGTGGTAATCAAACCGTATTAGAAATTATTGAATTACAACCTGCGGGTAAAGCTAAAATGAGTTCAGAGTCCTTTATGAATGGTTTTGCTTCTGTCATTGAAGAGAAAGCTTGCTTTGAAGGAGTAAATCATGGATAA
- the rsmB gene encoding 16S rRNA (cytosine(967)-C(5))-methyltransferase RsmB: MDKVRNAVVDLLVQVEQDQSYSTISLKKVIEQQKWSAKDKGLLTELFYGTIQRKITIDFYLAPYIQKAKKIQPWVKQLLRISIYQMVFLDKIPDHAAIFEAVQIAKKRGHQGIAKFVNGVLRNFQRNDLRSLEEIKDADERMSVQYSISKWMYQLFKDQYGVEKAQQISESILTAPSVSVRIQPNHLSQEQVKQLLEKEGVQTRESQLSNRCLIVEEGNVFQSKAFEQGLITIQDEASSLVAQVANLQPINKVLDTCAAPGGKTTHIASYLDSLKGGHVDALDLYEHKLKKIQENAKRLQVEDCISMRVLDARTVHEVYPMESFDAVFVDAPCSGLGLVRRKPDIKYTKELKDLKSLGKIQLDILISASKMVKSKGSLVYSTCTINKSENRELVNQFLKANPEFEIEPIGQWIHKDTEDITILPNDYNSDGFYICKLIKKS, translated from the coding sequence ATGGATAAAGTCAGAAATGCAGTTGTAGACTTATTAGTTCAAGTGGAACAGGATCAATCCTATTCAACGATTAGTTTGAAAAAAGTGATTGAGCAGCAAAAATGGTCTGCAAAAGATAAAGGTCTGTTAACTGAATTGTTTTATGGAACGATTCAACGAAAAATAACAATTGATTTTTATTTAGCGCCTTATATTCAAAAAGCAAAGAAAATTCAACCATGGGTGAAACAGTTGCTAAGAATTTCGATTTATCAAATGGTGTTTTTAGATAAAATTCCTGATCATGCAGCGATTTTTGAAGCAGTACAAATTGCGAAAAAACGTGGTCATCAAGGGATTGCAAAATTTGTCAATGGCGTACTGAGAAATTTCCAAAGAAATGATTTAAGAAGTTTGGAGGAAATAAAAGATGCAGATGAAAGAATGAGTGTACAGTATAGTATTTCAAAATGGATGTATCAATTATTTAAAGACCAGTATGGAGTAGAAAAAGCACAACAAATTTCTGAGTCTATTTTAACAGCGCCAAGTGTCAGTGTTCGTATTCAACCAAATCATTTATCGCAGGAACAAGTAAAACAACTGTTAGAAAAAGAAGGAGTTCAGACTAGAGAGAGTCAGTTATCTAACAGATGTCTTATTGTGGAAGAGGGAAATGTTTTCCAATCGAAAGCTTTTGAACAAGGACTTATAACGATTCAAGATGAGGCTTCTTCTTTAGTAGCACAAGTTGCTAATTTACAACCAATCAATAAAGTACTCGATACATGTGCTGCCCCCGGAGGAAAGACAACGCATATTGCAAGCTATTTAGATTCATTAAAAGGTGGACATGTCGATGCATTAGATTTATATGAACATAAACTAAAGAAAATACAAGAAAACGCTAAAAGACTACAAGTGGAAGATTGTATTTCGATGAGGGTACTAGATGCTCGTACTGTTCATGAAGTTTATCCAATGGAAAGCTTTGATGCGGTATTTGTGGATGCACCTTGTTCAGGTTTAGGATTAGTTCGTCGTAAACCGGATATTAAATATACAAAAGAATTAAAAGATTTAAAGAGTTTGGGAAAAATTCAACTTGATATTTTGATATCTGCTTCAAAAATGGTAAAATCAAAGGGAAGTCTAGTGTATTCTACTTGTACGATAAATAAGTCAGAAAACAGAGAGTTAGTCAATCAATTTTTAAAAGCGAATCCAGAATTTGAAATCGAACCGATTGGGCAGTGGATTCATAAAGATACAGAAGATATTACAATATTACCAAATGACTATAATAGTGATGGCTTTTATATTTGTAAATTAATTAAAAAATCTTAA
- a CDS encoding Stp1/IreP family PP2C-type Ser/Thr phosphatase codes for MKFAIKSDVGQRRKVNEDAAGYFESKNNIPIMMVCDGIGGHNAGEVASSMALMSIGQAWEKMELDDIEEVYQWLIQKIEEVNKDIFSRSTQYEDLYGMGTTLVAAIVIGNQLMIANVGDSRAYVLRNFQLKQLTEDQSLVNALLKSGEITPEEAENHPNKNIVTQSLGVTSSVEIDFVRMTVKDEDTLLLCSDGLSDMLSLEEIRNVMNHYSDVEQQVEKAVQEANDAGGHDNITVAIARIQLQEEVA; via the coding sequence ATGAAATTTGCGATAAAAAGTGATGTTGGTCAACGAAGAAAAGTAAACGAAGATGCTGCAGGATACTTTGAAAGCAAAAATAATATCCCGATTATGATGGTATGTGATGGTATTGGTGGTCATAATGCTGGTGAAGTTGCAAGTTCAATGGCTCTTATGTCAATTGGTCAAGCTTGGGAAAAAATGGAATTAGATGATATTGAAGAAGTTTATCAATGGTTGATTCAAAAAATTGAAGAAGTAAATAAGGATATTTTTTCACGTTCCACACAATATGAAGATTTGTATGGGATGGGCACTACCTTAGTTGCAGCCATTGTAATTGGAAATCAATTAATGATTGCCAATGTTGGAGATAGTCGAGCTTATGTATTGAGAAATTTCCAATTAAAACAATTGACAGAAGATCAAAGTTTAGTCAATGCGTTGTTGAAATCTGGTGAAATTACTCCGGAAGAAGCAGAAAATCACCCTAATAAAAATATTGTTACTCAATCACTGGGGGTAACATCTTCAGTAGAAATTGATTTTGTAAGAATGACTGTCAAAGACGAGGACACATTATTATTATGTAGTGATGGTTTGAGTGATATGTTATCTCTAGAAGAGATTCGAAATGTAATGAATCATTATTCAGATGTCGAACAACAAGTAGAAAAAGCTGTACAAGAAGCTAATGATGCAGGCGGTCATGATAATATTACGGTTGCAATTGCAAGAATTCAATTACAAGAGGAGGTAGCCTAA
- the pknB gene encoding Stk1 family PASTA domain-containing Ser/Thr kinase — protein MLEAGKTLNGRYKIQTLIGTGGMAAVYLAKDLILDRLVAIKVLRLDFRQNNDAMRRFRREALSATQLTHPNIVGVYDVGQSQEMNYIVMEYVEGTDLKDYIRQSGALHPIEAVRIMMQIVSAIAAAHQNRIIHRDIKPQNILIDREGNVKITDFGIAVALSDTSLTQTNTLLGSVHYLSPEQARGGMATIQTDIYALGIVLYELLTGRVPFDGESAVSIALKHFQEPLPPVVNPTAMVPQSLENIVLKATAKDPMNRYRSCYEMFQDLKTCLDSTRLYEKKFVPTSFSGETKVLSPITTQKIKPIQSSREIPVVEMDEEKPVKKKRKWPWLLLLMISVIGIMTFVFLRSSPKEVQVPDVTNLTEAAAKIKLADAKLSVTDVIQVQSDEIESGKVIETNPKAGSTVKEKSKVTIKVSSGKEAVIMKDYRNKTYEAARDELKKLGFTVEKKEENSDSVEAGKVISQSIAPNQKVEGKDTVITLVVSKGETSIKMANLKGYTREGAIEYANTNNLNLTITEEENDATVDTVISQSIREGSNIKKGTPLTIVLSKGKKAHTVTKQIMIPYQKSANNSNGKVNKISIYIEDSVNQIQNVYKTLEITEDTSVNITFNLNNTQSTGKYKIVSDGKEIASGTVQ, from the coding sequence ATGTTAGAAGCTGGAAAAACATTAAATGGACGTTATAAAATTCAAACTTTAATTGGAACCGGTGGAATGGCTGCGGTTTACCTTGCAAAAGATTTAATATTAGATAGATTAGTAGCAATTAAAGTGTTACGATTGGATTTTAGACAAAATAATGATGCAATGAGAAGGTTTAGACGTGAAGCTTTATCAGCAACACAATTAACTCACCCGAATATTGTTGGAGTGTATGATGTAGGACAGTCACAAGAAATGAATTATATTGTGATGGAATATGTTGAAGGAACAGATTTAAAAGACTACATTAGACAAAGCGGAGCTCTACATCCAATTGAAGCTGTTCGGATTATGATGCAAATTGTTTCAGCAATTGCTGCGGCTCATCAAAATCGTATTATTCATCGCGATATAAAACCACAAAATATTTTAATCGATCGAGAAGGAAATGTTAAAATCACAGATTTTGGGATTGCCGTCGCATTATCTGATACTTCTTTAACTCAAACGAATACATTGCTAGGGTCTGTTCATTACTTATCACCTGAACAAGCAAGAGGTGGAATGGCGACGATTCAAACGGACATCTATGCTTTAGGAATTGTGTTATATGAATTATTAACAGGTAGAGTTCCTTTTGATGGTGAATCAGCAGTCTCTATTGCCTTAAAACATTTCCAAGAGCCATTACCACCAGTTGTAAATCCAACGGCGATGGTTCCGCAAAGTTTAGAAAATATAGTGTTAAAAGCAACTGCAAAAGATCCAATGAATCGTTATAGAAGTTGCTATGAAATGTTCCAAGATTTAAAAACTTGTTTAGACTCTACAAGATTATATGAGAAGAAATTTGTCCCAACGAGTTTTTCAGGAGAAACAAAAGTACTATCTCCAATCACAACACAAAAAATTAAACCAATTCAATCAAGTAGAGAAATTCCAGTTGTAGAAATGGATGAAGAAAAGCCAGTTAAGAAAAAAAGGAAATGGCCTTGGTTATTATTACTTATGATATCCGTTATTGGAATTATGACTTTTGTATTTTTACGTTCAAGCCCAAAAGAAGTTCAAGTGCCAGATGTAACGAATTTAACAGAAGCTGCTGCTAAAATAAAATTAGCAGATGCTAAGTTAAGTGTAACGGATGTTATTCAAGTACAATCAGACGAGATTGAGAGTGGAAAGGTTATTGAAACGAATCCAAAGGCCGGCAGTACAGTAAAAGAAAAATCAAAAGTGACGATAAAAGTAAGTTCTGGAAAAGAAGCAGTCATTATGAAAGACTATCGGAATAAAACTTATGAAGCTGCAAGAGATGAATTGAAAAAATTAGGATTCACTGTAGAGAAAAAAGAAGAAAATTCTGATAGTGTCGAAGCAGGAAAAGTAATTTCGCAAAGTATTGCTCCAAATCAAAAAGTTGAAGGGAAAGATACAGTCATCACTTTAGTGGTAAGTAAAGGTGAAACTTCAATTAAAATGGCAAACTTAAAAGGTTATACAAGAGAAGGAGCCATTGAATACGCAAATACGAATAATTTAAACTTAACGATTACTGAAGAAGAAAATGATGCGACAGTAGATACTGTTATTAGTCAATCAATTCGCGAGGGTTCTAATATTAAAAAAGGAACCCCTTTAACGATTGTTTTATCAAAAGGGAAAAAAGCACATACAGTTACAAAACAAATTATGATTCCTTATCAAAAATCAGCAAACAACTCGAATGGAAAAGTTAATAAAATTTCTATCTACATTGAAGATTCTGTAAACCAAATTCAAAATGTATATAAAACTTTAGAAATTACTGAAGATACAAGTGTGAATATAACATTTAATTTAAACAATACCCAATCAACTGGTAAATATAAAATTGTAAGTGATGGTAAGGAAATTGCTTCTGGAACTGTTCAATAG
- a CDS encoding ISL3 family transposase has product MQKREIRVMIKSTKTNQRRISLMDYCIRKLLRLTEENFITDENWLEIVTENNETVHKINGTWTSACTSCLYCSSENVMKHSPMEHKIRIPHLFGHKTILDLKVQRFICKDCHKTWVADCPLVPKNSNISYDLECQIMLYLKENFSRKAIAKLLSISDKTVERVMKKFKIKTMQQYHYLPKVLCLDEFRGVKTQQGKMNFICLDGENRQLIDILPGRTLHEMISFFMKFSRKQRLKVRYLVMDMNASYQNLIKTVFPNAVIVVDRFHIIQHMNRNFNQLRIVIMKQFSAKSTQQKTLKRYWKVLLKPSDELDEEKLRYNYHFKTYLTQAQLVEKLLSFDEVLSDAYDFIQELRKAYKKKNYEAFMTCIKEIPKQLPYEFKKKFEVFKRFKNGIYQAFTTGYSNGAIEGTNNLIKVIKRVAYGYRNFENMKLRIKIIKGCFFTPVNRKSL; this is encoded by the coding sequence ATGCAAAAAAGAGAAATCCGAGTTATGATTAAGTCGACTAAAACAAATCAAAGGAGGATTTCTCTCATGGACTATTGTATACGAAAATTACTAAGATTAACAGAAGAAAATTTTATTACGGATGAAAATTGGTTAGAAATCGTGACAGAAAACAATGAAACAGTTCATAAAATTAATGGAACTTGGACAAGTGCTTGTACTTCTTGTCTATATTGTTCTAGCGAAAATGTGATGAAACATTCTCCTATGGAACATAAAATTAGAATTCCACACCTATTTGGACATAAGACTATTTTAGACCTTAAAGTACAACGATTCATCTGTAAAGATTGTCATAAAACATGGGTTGCAGATTGCCCTCTTGTTCCAAAAAATAGTAATATTTCTTATGATTTAGAGTGTCAAATTATGTTGTATTTAAAAGAAAACTTCTCTAGAAAAGCAATCGCTAAACTCCTTTCAATTTCTGATAAGACTGTTGAAAGAGTGATGAAAAAGTTTAAAATAAAAACAATGCAGCAGTATCATTATTTACCTAAAGTGCTTTGTTTAGATGAATTTAGAGGCGTTAAAACGCAACAAGGGAAAATGAATTTCATTTGTTTAGATGGAGAAAATCGCCAATTAATTGATATTTTGCCTGGTAGAACACTTCATGAAATGATTTCATTCTTTATGAAGTTTTCTCGTAAACAACGTTTAAAAGTAAGATATTTAGTGATGGATATGAATGCTTCTTATCAAAATCTTATTAAAACTGTATTTCCAAACGCTGTTATCGTAGTAGATCGATTCCATATCATTCAACATATGAATCGTAATTTTAATCAACTGCGCATTGTGATTATGAAGCAATTCTCAGCGAAATCAACACAACAGAAGACATTGAAACGTTACTGGAAAGTACTCTTAAAGCCTAGTGATGAATTAGATGAAGAAAAATTAAGGTACAATTATCACTTCAAAACCTATCTTACTCAAGCTCAATTGGTAGAAAAATTATTGAGTTTTGACGAAGTGTTATCAGATGCATATGATTTCATTCAAGAACTTAGAAAAGCCTATAAAAAGAAAAATTACGAGGCATTTATGACATGTATAAAGGAAATTCCAAAACAATTACCTTATGAATTTAAGAAGAAGTTTGAAGTGTTTAAACGTTTTAAGAATGGGATTTATCAAGCTTTTACGACAGGATATTCCAATGGAGCTATTGAAGGAACGAATAATCTCATTAAAGTAATTAAACGTGTTGCATATGGATATCGAAATTTTGAGAATATGAAATTAAGAATCAAGATTATTAAAGGTTGTTTCTTTACCCCGGTCAATAGAAAGTCATTATGA